Proteins from a single region of Apium graveolens cultivar Ventura chromosome 7, ASM990537v1, whole genome shotgun sequence:
- the LOC141672030 gene encoding stem-specific protein TSJT1-like, translated as MLGIFNKELVNAPKELNSPAAPHPHRMVVEKPRQVVPAECLKEFLSTHSNAFSLSFSNNAASLAFAPPPTPYPNHRLFSGVDDIYCTFLGSLNNLSSLNKQYGLSKCGNEAMFVIEAYRTLRDRGPYPAHQVLKDLDGSFGFVLYDTKAKSVFISLSADGVVKLFWGIASDGSVMISDNLGLIKASCAKSFAPFPTGCMYHSEGGLMSFEHPTNKLKAMPRVDSEGFMCGSNFKVDVYSKTKSMPRVGSEANWAVWGQQA; from the exons ATGTTGGGAATATTTAACAAGGAGTTGGTGAATGCACCAAAAGAGCTCAACAGCCCTGCTGCACCTCATCCTCATAGGATGGTGGTTGAGAAGCCAAGACAAGTAGTTCCTGCAGAGTGTTTGAAGGAGTTTTTATCCACTCATTCCAATgctttctctctttctttttctaataaTGCTGCTTCTCTCGCTTTTGCGCCTCCTCCTACCCCTTACCCTAATCACAG GTTGTTCTCTGGGGTTGATGACATCTACTGTACTTTCTTGGGGagtttgaacaacttgagcagcCTCAATAAGCAGTATGGACTATCTAAATGTGGGAACGAGGCCATGTTTGTGATCGAGGCTTACAGGACCCTCCGCGACAGGGGTCCATACCCTGCTCATCAGGTCCTCAAGGATCTTGATGGGAGTTTTGGATTTGTGCTGTATGATACCAAGGCTAAATCTGTGTTTATTTCATTGAGTGCTGATGGAGTAGTCAAGCTCTTCTGGGGAATAGCTTCTGATGGTTCTGTTATGATTTCTGATAATTTGGGCCTCATCAAAGCTAGCTGTGCTAAATCTTTTGCTCCCTTCCCTACCG GGTGTATGTATCACAGTGAAGGAGGATTGATGAGTTTCGAGCATCCAACAAACAAATTGAAGGCAATGCCAAGGGTAGATAGTGAGGGGTTCATGTGTGGATCAAACTTCAAAGTTGATGTTTACTCCAAGACCAAAAGCATGCCAAGGGTTGGCAGTGAAGCCAATTGGGCCGTCTGGGGACAACAAGCCTAG